The following are encoded together in the Thermomonas brevis genome:
- a CDS encoding sensor domain-containing diguanylate cyclase, giving the protein MASSLPPLSQFLDLLPDAVCIVDAEGNVLFVNAAFERLLGHAPDETRGRCLFDYLHPDDRAATERQAQALMAGGGERHFRNRYLHRHGHAVDLLWSAHWLPEHGVRIGVAREIGDLRRAEQELEHHAFHDPLTGLANRRRLEQALRQALEQATGSGGQVALLYLDLNGFKQVNDLGGHEAGDRVLREVAQRLRAGLRQADLVARMGGDEFVVLLPGCGAEHAGRVASKLRRNLREPFPTRDGTLQLDASIGIACFPGDGRAPDDLLARADAAMYATRRER; this is encoded by the coding sequence ATGGCTTCGAGCCTGCCCCCGCTTTCGCAGTTCCTGGACCTGTTGCCCGACGCGGTCTGCATCGTCGATGCGGAGGGCAACGTCCTGTTCGTCAACGCCGCCTTCGAACGCCTGCTGGGGCACGCGCCGGACGAGACGCGGGGCCGCTGCCTGTTCGACTACCTCCACCCGGACGACCGCGCGGCCACCGAGCGGCAGGCGCAGGCGCTGATGGCCGGCGGCGGCGAGCGGCACTTCCGCAACCGCTACCTGCACCGGCACGGCCACGCCGTGGACCTGCTGTGGTCCGCGCACTGGCTGCCGGAGCACGGGGTGCGCATCGGCGTGGCCCGCGAGATCGGCGACCTGCGCCGCGCCGAGCAGGAGCTGGAACACCACGCCTTCCACGACCCGCTGACCGGGCTGGCCAACCGCCGCCGGCTGGAACAGGCGCTGCGGCAGGCGCTGGAGCAGGCGACCGGCAGCGGCGGCCAGGTGGCGCTGCTGTACTTGGACCTGAACGGCTTCAAGCAGGTCAACGATCTCGGCGGCCACGAGGCCGGCGACCGCGTCCTGCGCGAAGTGGCGCAGCGGCTGCGCGCCGGGCTGCGCCAGGCCGACCTGGTGGCGCGGATGGGCGGCGACGAATTCGTGGTGCTGCTGCCCGGCTGCGGCGCCGAACACGCCGGCCGGGTGGCGTCCAAGCTGCGCCGCAACCTGCGCGAGCCCTTCCCCACCCGCGACGGCACGCTGCAACTGGACGCCAGCATCGGCATCGCCTGCTTCCCGGGCGACGGCCGCGCACCCGACGATCTGCTGGCGCGCGCCGACGCGGCGATGTACGCCACCCGGCGCGAGCGCTGA
- the deoC gene encoding deoxyribose-phosphate aldolase — MPIASMPAARLLGLLDLTSLGEDDTPDRIRALCAAARTPHGLPAAVCVYPEHVTAAREALAGTAVKVATVVNFPDGGDDPQRIARETRRAIAAGADEIDMVLPWRALRAGDAARARAGVDACRAACGPDIGLKLILETGELAEPALIRQASELGLDAGVDFLKTSTGKVPVNATADAAAVMLDAIAGRGGRCGFKAAGGIRTPADAQVYLDLAQARLGDGWVDPARFRIGASALFDAILAEAGG; from the coding sequence ATGCCCATCGCTTCCATGCCCGCCGCCCGCCTGCTGGGCCTGCTCGATCTCACCAGCCTCGGCGAGGACGACACGCCCGACCGCATCCGCGCCCTGTGCGCCGCCGCGCGCACGCCGCACGGCCTGCCGGCGGCGGTCTGCGTGTATCCCGAGCACGTCACCGCCGCGCGCGAGGCGCTGGCCGGCACGGCGGTGAAGGTGGCGACGGTGGTCAACTTCCCGGACGGCGGCGACGACCCGCAGCGGATCGCCCGCGAAACCCGCCGCGCCATCGCCGCCGGCGCGGACGAGATCGACATGGTCCTGCCCTGGCGCGCCCTGCGCGCGGGCGACGCGGCGCGCGCGCGGGCCGGCGTGGACGCCTGCCGCGCCGCCTGCGGCCCGGACATCGGGCTCAAGCTGATCCTGGAAACCGGCGAACTGGCCGAGCCGGCGCTGATCCGGCAGGCCAGCGAACTCGGGTTGGACGCCGGCGTCGATTTCCTCAAGACCTCCACCGGCAAGGTGCCGGTGAACGCCACCGCGGACGCGGCGGCGGTGATGCTGGACGCGATCGCCGGGCGCGGCGGGCGCTGCGGCTTCAAGGCCGCCGGCGGCATCCGCACGCCGGCCGATGCGCAGGTCTATCTCGACCTGGCGCAGGCGCGGCTGGGCGACGGCTGGGTGGACCCGGCGCGTTTCCGCATCGGCGCCAGCGCGCTGTTCGACGCCATCCTCGCCGAAGCGGGCGGCTGA
- a CDS encoding phosphopentomutase: protein MARAVWLVLDSLGIGNAPDAADYGDAGADTFGHIAAACAAAARGPLRLPQLTRLGLPQAHALATGRAAAGFEDAPAPQGLWGCMAERACGKDTPSGHWESAGVVLDRPFGLFASPQDSFPPELLDALVARAGLSGVLGDCHASGTEIIARLGGEHVAIGKPIVYTSADSVFQVAAHEQAFGLERLYEVCRITRELLEPYDIGRVIARPFTGDARTGFVRTGNRRDYALPPPAPTLLDAVCAAGGEVVAVGKISDIFAARGVSRKLPASGHDALFDTTLAALAQAGDGALVATNFVDFDSVYGHRRDALGYGAALEAFDARLPQLLDALRPGDLLALSADHGCDPTWPGSDHTRERVPLLAFGPGLAPRALGRRDSFADLGQGIATHLGLPPLAAGRCFLTD from the coding sequence ATGGCGCGCGCCGTCTGGCTGGTGCTGGATTCGCTGGGGATCGGCAACGCCCCGGACGCGGCCGACTACGGCGACGCCGGCGCGGACACCTTCGGCCACATCGCCGCCGCCTGCGCCGCCGCCGCGCGCGGCCCGCTGCGCCTGCCGCAGCTGACCCGGCTGGGCCTGCCGCAGGCGCACGCGCTGGCGACCGGGCGCGCCGCCGCCGGCTTCGAGGACGCGCCCGCGCCGCAGGGCCTGTGGGGCTGCATGGCCGAGCGCGCCTGCGGCAAGGACACGCCTTCGGGCCATTGGGAAAGCGCCGGCGTGGTGCTGGACAGGCCGTTCGGCCTGTTCGCCTCGCCGCAGGACAGTTTCCCGCCGGAATTGCTGGACGCGCTGGTGGCGCGGGCCGGACTGTCCGGCGTGCTCGGCGACTGCCACGCTTCCGGCACCGAGATCATCGCCCGGCTGGGCGGCGAGCACGTCGCCATCGGCAAGCCCATCGTCTATACCTCGGCCGACTCGGTGTTCCAGGTCGCCGCGCACGAGCAGGCATTCGGATTGGAGCGGCTGTACGAGGTCTGTCGCATCACCCGCGAACTGCTGGAGCCCTACGACATCGGCCGGGTGATCGCGCGGCCGTTCACCGGCGACGCGCGCACCGGCTTCGTCCGCACCGGCAACCGCCGCGACTACGCGCTGCCGCCACCGGCGCCGACCCTGCTGGACGCGGTCTGCGCGGCCGGCGGCGAAGTGGTCGCGGTCGGCAAGATCAGCGACATCTTCGCCGCGCGCGGGGTGAGCCGGAAGCTGCCGGCCTCGGGCCACGACGCGCTGTTCGACACCACCCTGGCCGCGTTGGCGCAGGCCGGCGACGGCGCGCTGGTGGCGACCAACTTCGTCGATTTCGACAGCGTGTACGGCCACCGCCGCGACGCGCTGGGCTACGGCGCGGCGCTGGAGGCGTTCGACGCGCGCCTGCCGCAGCTGCTGGATGCCCTGCGTCCCGGCGACCTGCTGGCGCTCAGCGCGGATCACGGCTGCGACCCCACCTGGCCCGGCAGCGACCACACCCGCGAGCGCGTGCCGCTGCTCGCCTTCGGCCCCGGCCTCGCGCCGCGCGCGCTGGGCCGGCGCGACAGCTTCGCCGACCTCGGCCAGGGCATCGCCACCCATCTCGGCCTGCCGCCGCTGGCGGCGGGCCGCTGCTTCCTGACGGACTGA
- the deoD gene encoding purine-nucleoside phosphorylase, producing MSTPHIEAESGAIADTVLLPGDPLRARFVAHELLDAPVQVNARRNMLGFTGQWRGRAVTVMGGGMGIPSTAIYVTELARSYGVRRIVRIGTCGGIGEAALGDVLLAQSGSTDSRFNRLQFGGHDLAACADFALLRRAAELAPAQGIDARIAHVFSTDCFYDGDPQVLGHLRRHRIHGIEMETAGLYGLAMREGFRALSILAVSDHLDTGACMPPAQREQGLARVARLALTCLEADRTD from the coding sequence ATGAGCACTCCCCACATCGAAGCCGAGTCCGGCGCGATCGCCGACACCGTGCTGCTGCCCGGCGATCCGCTGCGCGCGCGCTTCGTCGCCCACGAGCTGCTGGACGCGCCGGTGCAGGTCAACGCCCGCCGCAACATGCTCGGCTTCACCGGCCAGTGGCGCGGCCGCGCGGTGACGGTGATGGGCGGGGGCATGGGCATTCCCTCCACCGCGATCTACGTCACCGAGCTGGCGCGCAGCTACGGTGTGCGCCGGATCGTGCGCATCGGCACCTGCGGCGGGATCGGCGAGGCGGCGCTGGGCGACGTGCTGCTGGCGCAGTCGGGCAGCACCGATTCGCGCTTCAACCGGCTGCAGTTCGGCGGTCACGATCTCGCGGCCTGCGCCGATTTCGCGCTGCTGCGCCGCGCCGCCGAACTTGCGCCGGCGCAGGGCATCGACGCGAGGATCGCGCACGTGTTCAGCACCGACTGCTTCTACGACGGCGATCCGCAAGTGCTCGGCCACCTGCGCCGCCACCGCATCCACGGCATCGAGATGGAAACCGCCGGCCTGTACGGACTGGCGATGCGCGAGGGCTTCCGGGCGCTGTCGATCCTCGCGGTCAGCGATCACCTGGACACCGGCGCGTGCATGCCGCCGGCGCAGCGCGAGCAGGGGTTGGCGCGGGTCGCGCGGCTGGCGCTGACCTGCCTGGAGGCCGATCGGACGGACTGA
- a CDS encoding DUF2249 domain-containing protein: MPSRLDPEPNVHVFDARGIARRFRHSAIFGALGALRNGETMRFINDHDPVPLLGQLNARFGDYLTVAYRQRDEAGVVIDFGITGLPEE, from the coding sequence ATGCCGAGTCGCCTCGATCCCGAACCCAACGTCCACGTCTTCGACGCGCGCGGCATCGCCCGCCGCTTCCGCCATTCGGCGATCTTCGGCGCGCTGGGCGCGCTGCGCAACGGCGAGACGATGCGCTTCATCAACGACCACGATCCGGTCCCGCTGCTGGGCCAGCTCAACGCGCGCTTCGGCGACTACCTCACCGTCGCCTACCGCCAGCGCGACGAAGCGGGCGTGGTGATAGATTTCGGGATCACCGGTTTGCCGGAAGAGTGA
- a CDS encoding FmdE family protein produces the protein MHLPAFYSHAPRLLLRDPLAELLGAAHGGLLEYGYADAVRLAGHSCPTVAGAYLMARAGLRALYPEALPERGGVQVTMSAAEVEGTTGVIAQVFTLVTGAAANNGFNGIGGRFVRHGLLRYGGGDLQSVAAFRRIDNGDTVHVAMDLTGVPPAPQMRALMARALADDASGEERAAFASVWQDRVRRLLLEHADDPATIRAERRA, from the coding sequence ATGCACCTGCCCGCCTTCTATTCGCACGCGCCGCGCCTGCTGCTGCGCGATCCGCTGGCCGAACTGCTGGGGGCCGCGCACGGCGGGCTGCTGGAATACGGCTACGCCGACGCAGTGCGCCTGGCCGGGCATTCCTGCCCGACCGTGGCCGGCGCCTACCTGATGGCGCGCGCCGGCCTGCGCGCGCTGTATCCGGAGGCGCTGCCGGAGCGCGGCGGGGTGCAGGTGACGATGAGCGCGGCGGAAGTGGAGGGCACCACCGGCGTGATCGCGCAGGTGTTCACGCTGGTCACCGGCGCGGCGGCGAACAACGGTTTCAACGGCATCGGCGGGCGCTTCGTCCGCCACGGACTGCTGCGCTACGGCGGCGGCGACCTGCAATCGGTCGCCGCGTTCCGCCGCATCGACAACGGCGACACCGTGCACGTGGCGATGGACCTGACCGGCGTGCCGCCCGCGCCGCAGATGCGCGCGCTGATGGCGCGGGCGCTGGCCGACGACGCCAGCGGCGAGGAACGCGCCGCGTTCGCCTCGGTCTGGCAGGACCGGGTGCGCCGGCTGCTGCTGGAGCATGCCGACGACCCGGCGACGATCCGCGCCGAGCGCCGCGCCTGA
- a CDS encoding class I SAM-dependent methyltransferase, whose amino-acid sequence MSRYTGPLLTRPLGDALAAARDAGRDAWQGSLDLGRSHGEARLSADDWHWRGARYPYPGKLKDRTLYWWDGDGFAPVSRYAGKLIKLVPTEWNVPTFEIDGIKMLPTAKESPLDDARRKVALVQPQGKSVLDTCGGLGYFAACCLDAGVARIASFEKNEDVLWLRTLNPWSPDPDESGGRLDLAHADVSQAIAQLPDAAFDAALHDPPRFGIAGELYSLAFYRQLARVLRRGARLFHYTGSPNKLTSGRDVPREVAKRLETAGFKAELALDGVLAIRR is encoded by the coding sequence ATGTCCCGATATACCGGCCCCCTGCTCACGCGCCCGCTGGGCGATGCCCTCGCCGCGGCGCGCGACGCCGGTCGCGACGCCTGGCAGGGCTCGCTGGACCTGGGCCGCAGCCACGGCGAAGCGCGGCTGTCGGCCGACGACTGGCATTGGCGCGGCGCGCGCTATCCGTATCCCGGCAAGCTCAAGGACCGCACCCTGTACTGGTGGGACGGCGACGGATTCGCGCCGGTGTCGCGCTACGCCGGCAAGCTGATCAAGCTGGTGCCGACCGAATGGAACGTGCCCACCTTCGAGATCGACGGCATCAAGATGCTGCCGACGGCGAAGGAGTCGCCGCTGGACGACGCCCGCCGCAAGGTGGCGCTGGTGCAGCCGCAGGGCAAGTCCGTCCTCGACACCTGCGGCGGGCTGGGCTACTTCGCCGCCTGCTGCCTCGACGCCGGCGTGGCGCGCATCGCCTCGTTCGAGAAGAACGAGGACGTGCTGTGGCTGCGCACGCTCAACCCGTGGTCGCCCGATCCCGACGAAAGCGGCGGCCGGCTGGATCTCGCCCATGCTGACGTGTCGCAGGCCATCGCGCAACTGCCGGACGCGGCGTTCGACGCCGCCCTGCACGACCCGCCGCGCTTCGGCATCGCCGGGGAACTGTATTCGCTGGCGTTCTACCGGCAGCTCGCCCGCGTGCTGCGGCGCGGCGCGCGGCTGTTTCACTACACCGGCAGCCCCAACAAGCTCACGAGCGGGCGCGACGTGCCGCGCGAGGTGGCGAAGCGACTGGAAACCGCCGGCTTCAAGGCGGAGCTGGCGCTGGACGGCGTTCTCGCGATCCGCCGCTGA
- a CDS encoding acyltransferase, whose protein sequence is MLPFRLALLFLLIIASTVLHVVPLLLVALLKVLLPLPRLRVACNPLLTGIAESWIGVNNRLWDAFTHTRLDVRGDAELHVDGHYLVLANHQSWVDILVLQKVFNRRIPLLRFFLKRQLFWVPLLGLAWWALDFPFMGRYTPKQIARNPALAGRDIEATRRACEKFRAIPVAIMNFVEGTRFTAGKHARQGSPYRHLLKPKSGGVAFVLDAMGEGLHAILDVSIAYPAGSPSLIDLLANRIPEVRVQIRQRAIPAELARGDYQNDREFRVRFQQWMNGLWREKDADMAGLLGADAPAAGD, encoded by the coding sequence ATGCTGCCGTTCCGCCTTGCGCTGCTGTTCCTGCTGATCATCGCCAGCACCGTGCTGCACGTCGTCCCGCTGCTGCTCGTCGCGCTGCTGAAGGTGCTGCTGCCGCTGCCGCGCCTGCGGGTGGCCTGCAATCCGCTGCTGACCGGCATCGCCGAGAGCTGGATCGGCGTCAACAACCGGCTGTGGGACGCGTTCACGCACACCCGCCTGGACGTGCGCGGCGATGCCGAACTGCATGTAGACGGCCACTACCTGGTGCTGGCGAACCACCAGAGCTGGGTGGACATCCTGGTGCTGCAGAAGGTGTTCAACCGGCGCATCCCGCTGCTGCGCTTCTTCCTCAAGCGGCAATTGTTCTGGGTGCCGCTGCTGGGGCTGGCGTGGTGGGCGCTGGATTTCCCGTTCATGGGCCGCTACACGCCCAAGCAGATCGCCCGCAATCCGGCGCTGGCCGGGCGCGACATCGAAGCCACCCGCCGCGCCTGCGAGAAGTTCCGCGCCATCCCGGTGGCGATCATGAACTTCGTCGAAGGCACCCGCTTCACCGCCGGCAAGCACGCCAGGCAGGGCTCGCCCTACCGGCACCTGCTCAAGCCCAAATCGGGCGGCGTGGCCTTCGTGCTGGACGCGATGGGCGAGGGGCTGCACGCGATCCTCGACGTGTCCATCGCCTATCCGGCCGGCAGCCCGTCGCTGATCGACCTGCTGGCCAACCGCATTCCCGAGGTGCGCGTGCAGATCCGCCAGCGCGCGATCCCGGCCGAACTGGCGCGCGGCGACTACCAGAACGACCGCGAGTTCCGGGTCCGCTTCCAGCAGTGGATGAACGGCCTGTGGCGGGAGAAGGACGCCGATATGGCCGGCCTGCTCGGCGCGGACGCGCCGGCCGCCGGGGATTGA
- a CDS encoding cytochrome b, producing the protein MNAAVCPRYAPVLRRLHWLMALLILAAYLLIEQRGLFPRGSAGRAAMMQGHFWAGIAVFALVWWRLLARRRFGAPPVTPPLEGVSALAAKLVHLALYAFFIAMPLLGLATAWSDGKAVKIPFTGIALPSLLPENEALAHQLEDLHGAIGEAFYWVIGLHVLAAIWHHAFRRDDTLKRML; encoded by the coding sequence ATGAATGCCGCCGTCTGTCCGCGCTACGCCCCCGTTCTGCGCCGCCTGCACTGGCTGATGGCGCTGCTGATCCTGGCCGCCTACCTGCTGATCGAGCAGCGCGGCCTGTTCCCGCGTGGCAGCGCGGGCCGCGCCGCGATGATGCAGGGCCATTTCTGGGCCGGCATCGCGGTGTTCGCGCTGGTCTGGTGGCGGCTGCTCGCCCGCCGCCGCTTCGGCGCGCCGCCGGTAACGCCGCCGCTGGAGGGCGTCAGCGCATTGGCGGCCAAGCTGGTGCATCTGGCCCTGTACGCCTTCTTCATCGCGATGCCGCTGCTGGGCCTGGCGACCGCCTGGAGCGACGGCAAGGCGGTGAAGATTCCGTTCACCGGCATCGCCCTGCCGTCGCTGCTGCCGGAGAACGAAGCGCTGGCGCACCAGCTGGAAGATTTGCACGGCGCCATCGGCGAAGCCTTCTACTGGGTGATCGGCCTGCACGTGCTGGCGGCGATCTGGCACCACGCGTTCCGCCGAGACGACACCCTGAAGCGGATGCTGTAG
- a CDS encoding NAD(P)/FAD-dependent oxidoreductase → MRDANDFDFDVTVVGASFAGAACAIAAARRGLRVCVLERKRDPGDKLRTTGIIVKEAAERTLLQAIPARLTRRIESVRLYAPSLKQVALAAPGYYFLTTDTPAVMRWLAQQLCERGAELRLGCAFTDAARIDGGWQVQGVGRTRYLVGADGARSRVARRCALGEVRQFLYGIEYEFPGAKLADPNALHCFISKRYAPGYIGWLAQNPGGVQAGLALRHDPANARVPDIDGFLLRVGIAGGLPRHLRPGHTRAGLIPCSGPVAGLARDNAILTGDAAGIVSPVTAGGIHSAWEHGDAVGRAIAAHLCDGGPAPEQAAIDAAPRFRAKRALRWMYDRLQFDWPFDLLLHSPPLRWAAEQVYFHKRGG, encoded by the coding sequence ATGCGGGACGCCAACGATTTCGATTTCGACGTGACCGTGGTCGGCGCCAGCTTCGCCGGTGCGGCCTGCGCCATCGCCGCCGCCAGGCGCGGGCTGCGCGTCTGCGTGCTGGAGCGCAAGCGCGATCCCGGCGACAAGCTGCGCACCACCGGCATCATCGTGAAGGAGGCTGCCGAGCGCACGTTGTTGCAGGCCATTCCGGCGCGGCTGACCCGCCGCATCGAATCGGTGCGCCTGTACGCGCCCAGCCTGAAGCAGGTGGCGCTGGCCGCGCCCGGCTACTACTTCCTGACCACCGACACGCCGGCGGTGATGCGCTGGCTGGCACAACAGCTATGCGAACGCGGCGCCGAGCTGCGGCTGGGCTGCGCGTTCACCGACGCGGCGCGCATCGACGGCGGCTGGCAGGTGCAAGGCGTCGGCCGCACGCGCTATCTGGTCGGCGCCGACGGCGCGCGCTCGCGGGTGGCGCGGCGCTGCGCGCTGGGCGAGGTGCGGCAATTTCTCTACGGCATCGAATACGAGTTCCCCGGCGCGAAGCTGGCCGACCCGAACGCCCTGCACTGCTTCATCAGCAAGCGCTACGCGCCCGGCTACATCGGCTGGCTGGCGCAGAACCCGGGCGGCGTGCAGGCCGGGCTGGCGCTGCGCCACGACCCCGCCAACGCGCGCGTGCCGGACATCGACGGCTTCCTGCTGCGCGTGGGCATCGCCGGCGGGTTGCCGCGCCACCTGCGGCCCGGCCACACCCGCGCCGGGCTGATCCCGTGCAGCGGGCCGGTCGCCGGCCTGGCCCGCGACAACGCCATCCTCACCGGCGATGCCGCCGGCATCGTCTCGCCGGTCACGGCGGGCGGCATCCACTCGGCATGGGAGCACGGCGACGCGGTGGGCCGCGCCATCGCCGCGCACCTGTGCGACGGCGGGCCGGCGCCGGAACAGGCGGCCATCGACGCCGCACCGCGCTTCCGCGCCAAGCGCGCGCTGCGCTGGATGTACGACCGCCTGCAATTCGACTGGCCGTTCGACTTGCTGCTGCATTCGCCGCCGCTGCGCTGGGCGGCGGAACAGGTGTACTTCCACAAGCGCGGCGGCTGA
- a CDS encoding RidA family protein codes for MSEAVIHGGIVHLAGQVPETAGADIETQTREVLAAIDALLAQAGSDKTRILRAQIYLADIAEFAGMNRAWDAWVVPGKAPARATVEAKLADPDWKVEIVVTAAL; via the coding sequence ATGTCCGAGGCCGTGATCCACGGTGGCATCGTCCACCTGGCCGGGCAGGTGCCGGAAACCGCGGGCGCCGACATCGAAACCCAGACTCGCGAGGTGCTGGCCGCCATCGACGCGCTGCTGGCGCAGGCCGGCAGCGACAAGACCCGCATCCTGCGCGCGCAGATCTACCTGGCCGACATCGCCGAGTTCGCCGGCATGAACCGCGCGTGGGACGCATGGGTGGTGCCGGGCAAGGCGCCCGCGCGCGCCACCGTGGAGGCGAAGCTGGCCGATCCGGATTGGAAGGTGGAGATCGTGGTGACGGCGGCGCTGTAG
- a CDS encoding ABC transporter permease, with protein sequence MSVASPTFSVRPARFATALAVEAYKLRRSLALLLAAVAPLLIAVFVFFNLLRGEKPAPWTMSLQFSAAIWAFFMLPMSVTALTALVAQTEHGPRAWDHLRALPLPRWHLYAAKAVCVLALVAAMSLLLALLTSLAVVAAGIAKPAVAAAGAPDFAAHLLLLGRIFLAAWLLVAVQLWIALRWASFVPALATGIAGTFFAVVATSAKIGVAMPWQIPVNQLASDPARADLALALGFGGGIAAFALMLWRMGRREVL encoded by the coding sequence ATGTCCGTTGCCTCGCCCACTTTCTCCGTTCGCCCTGCCCGCTTCGCCACCGCGCTCGCGGTGGAGGCCTACAAGCTGCGCCGCTCGCTGGCCCTGCTGCTGGCCGCCGTCGCGCCGCTGCTGATTGCGGTGTTCGTGTTCTTCAACCTGCTGCGCGGGGAGAAGCCCGCGCCGTGGACGATGTCGCTGCAATTCTCGGCGGCGATCTGGGCGTTCTTCATGCTGCCGATGAGCGTCACCGCGCTGACCGCGCTGGTGGCGCAGACCGAGCACGGCCCGCGCGCTTGGGACCACCTGCGCGCGCTGCCGCTGCCGCGCTGGCACCTGTACGCGGCGAAGGCCGTTTGCGTGCTGGCGCTGGTCGCGGCGATGAGCCTGCTGCTGGCCCTGCTGACGTCGCTGGCGGTCGTCGCCGCCGGCATCGCCAAGCCCGCGGTGGCCGCCGCCGGCGCGCCGGATTTCGCCGCCCATCTGCTCCTGCTGGGCCGCATCTTCCTTGCCGCGTGGCTGCTGGTGGCGGTGCAGCTGTGGATCGCGCTGCGCTGGGCCAGCTTCGTGCCGGCGCTGGCGACGGGCATCGCCGGCACCTTCTTCGCCGTGGTCGCCACCTCGGCGAAGATCGGGGTGGCGATGCCCTGGCAGATTCCGGTCAACCAGCTCGCCAGCGACCCGGCCCGCGCCGACCTAGCGCTGGCGCTGGGCTTCGGCGGCGGCATCGCCGCCTTCGCGCTGATGCTGTGGCGGATGGGCCGGCGCGAGGTGCTCTGA